Proteins from a genomic interval of Plasmodium reichenowi strain SY57 chromosome 13, whole genome shotgun sequence:
- a CDS encoding hypothetical protein (conserved Plasmodium protein, unknown function) codes for MENYSNSSDPRTAILSEQNINTTLRMKENVNNQGDIKNIHEQNKYVDYNIYEQPENMNLIDPNNYGASLNNFRNGEIHTPSINLYNGEGYMNSNNDLMSKSHGSLNLTSIPTNDLKYYEYVNGPINLNEEGYYYNKFSMNNNLSIPKNDNVINGMNDDMNNMMYNMNDNFNKPYLHINDEYIKKEMNNYKEINSLHNMYEYINNNNNNNNNVHLINPQYMMENYHSDLYHNLHNVPFNPQMYMNNFHNNENNNNNNNNNSVPLDIYHNESFPKNVHELDNREKKFSKLKQINMNKNNLPNMDQLQAIVCLQKLEEIPSPFLNISEIKYSVSAYFNSYDDIIEKYQSKFYNCKLNQSISSYADCDLQNEIISLPFNNEEFIYLKVIESSIYKTEVIGRLQLKVKSLSQEYPLRIPIIGDDGNSKGFLIMNFLITSSYYNLKNDILTDKSTLTNKTKSARLRRRNQGFHFFENFTKWCCEITDHNIN; via the exons ATGGAAAATTATTCAAATAGTTCTGATCCAAGGACAGCAATTTTATCagaacaaaatattaatacaaCATTAAGG aTGAAAGAAAACGTAAATAACCAAGGAGATATTAAAAACATACATGAACAAAACAAATATGTggattataatatatatgaacaacCAGAGAATATGAATTTAATAGACCCAAATAACTACGGAGCAagtttaaataattttagAAATGGAGAAATACATACACCTTCcattaatttatataatggAGAAGGATATATGAATTCTAATAATGATTTAATGAGTAAATCACATGGTTCCCTTAATCTTACATCTATACCAACAAAtgatttaaaatattatgaatatgtAAATGGACCAATAAATCTTAATGAAGAAGggtattattataataaattttcaatgaataataatttatctaTTCCTAAGAATGATAATGTAATAAATGGTATGAATGatgatatgaataatatgatgtataatatgaatgataattttaataagCCCTATCtacatataaatgatgaatatattaaaaaggaaatgaacaattataaagaaataaacagtttacataatatgtatgaatatataaataataataataataataataataatgttcatttaataaacCCACAGTATATGATGGAAAATTATCATTCTGATTTATATCACAATTTACATAATGTACCATTCAATCCACAAATgtatatgaataattttcataataatgaaaataataataataataataataataatagtgtACCATTAGATATTTACCATAATGAATCATTTCCTAAAAATGTACATGAATTAGATAatagagaaaaaaaattttctaaactcaaacaaataaatatgaacaaaaataatttacCTAATATGGATCAACTTCAAGCAATTGTATGTTTACAAAAACTTGAAGAAATCCCAAGtccttttttaaatattagtgaaataaaatattcgGTCAGTGCTTATTTTAACTCttatgatgatataatagaaaaatatcaatccaaattttataattgtAAATTAAATCAGTCCATATCTTCTTATGCTGATTGTGatttacaaaatgaaaTCATTAGTTTACCATTCAATAACGAagaatttatttatttaaaagtTATCGAATcatctatatataaaactGAAGTAATAGGAAGATTACAATTAAAAGTTAAATCATTGTCTCAGGAATATCCTTTACGCATTCCAATTATTGGAGATGATGGAAATTCCAAAGGTTTTCTTATAATGAACTTTTTAATAACTTCATCTTATTATAATctaaaaaatgatatattaacaGATAAATCAACCTTAACAAATAAAACGAAATCAGCAAGACTCAGAAGAAGAAATCAAggttttcatttttttgaaaattttaCCAAATGGTGTTGTGAAATAACGgatcataatataaattaa